Genomic window (Bacillus pumilus):
GTTGATGAAGCGAATGATGTCATTACAGTCCATCAGGAAGAAGTAGAATCTTCTCCTGAGTCAGCGGAAAAAGAAGGACAATCATGGGTGACAGGTATCATTAAGCATGATCAGCGTCTATTTAATATCATTCATCCTGGTGCTGTCCTCGACAAGAGCGTTCAAGATGCTCCTGTTCATTAAGGGGGATGTGAAATGAGCATTTTCAATGAAATAAAAGATGAACAGCTGGATGTATTAAGAGAGGTTGGGAATATTGGAGCAGGCCACGCCGCGTCTGCTCTTGCCAGCCTATTGGATCGGAAAATCGATATGGCTGTCCCGTTTGTCAAGGTTCTCTCGTTTGAAGACTTAATGGATTTCTTTGGCGGAGCAGACCTTCCAGTTGCAAGTATTTTTCTTCGAATGGAAGGAGACTTATCCGGCTCTATCTTTTTCATTATGCCATTTGAGCAAGCAGAGCAATTTGTAAGAGAGCTTGTACAGGACCCGGCATTTGATATTGATACCATTCACGAGCATGCGATGGGGACATCAGCACTACATGAGCTGGGGAATATTTTAGCAGGCTCTTATTTGTCAGCACTAGCAGATTTAACAAAGTTGCAGCTTCACCCGAGTGTTCCAGATGTCACGCTCGATATGTTCGGGGCTGTCATTAGTGAAGGGTTAATGCAATTCAGCCCGCTAGGCGATCAGGCAATTGTGATTGATACATCTATTTTTGATGATCAAAATAAGCAAGAGCTGAAAGGAAATATGTTTCTATTACCAGACTTTGAATCGTTTGAAAAACTATTCAAAGCATTAGGTAACCTGTAATGAACGTTCAGATCCCGGCAGTTGTAAAGGTTGGTATAGCGGATGTTCAACTTGTGAAAACACCGAACCGGATTCGGACATCCGGACTTGGTTCTTGTGTAGGTCTTGTTCTGTTTGACCAAGAAAAAAAGCTGGCAGGTCTTGTCCATGTCATGCTTCCAGACTCTTCTCTTGCTAAAGGGGCAGTCGAGAACTTGGCTAAATATGCAGATACAGGGATCAAGCATACGATTGATCTGCTTCTGAAAGAAGGAGCACGCAAACATGCGCTAAAGGCAAAACTTGCTGGCGGCGCAGAAATGTTTAAGTTTAAATCAACCAATGATCTGATGAGAATTGGACCTAGAAACGTAGCAGCTGTCAAAGAACATCTGTCTCTTTATCGCATCCCGATCATTAGTGAGGATACGGGCGGAAACAATGGCCGTACGATTGAATTTGATCCGCTTACGACAGAGCTTGAGATCCGCACTGTGAAGCAAGGTATTATGAAGATATAACTAAGGAAGTATAGGGGGAGAAAGATGCAATCCTTAAATTACGAAGATCAGGCGCTATGGGCTAGATGGAAAGAGTGGAAGGACCCAGCTGCTGGAGATGATCTTATGCGCCGCTATATGCCGCTTGTCACATATCATGTTGGAAGAATTTCCATCGGTCTCCCGAAGTCAGTGCATAAAGAAGACTTGATCAGTCTAGGGATGCTCGGTTTATATGATGCCCTTGAAAAATTTGACCCCGGTAGAGATCTGAAGTTTGACACTTATGCATCCTTCAGAATTCGCGGGGCCATCATCGACGGTCTTCGTAAAGAGGACTGGCTGCCTCGTACATCAAGAGAAAAAACAAAAAAAGTAGAAGCGACTATTGAAAAGCTTGAACAGCGCTATTTGAGAAATGTGACGCCGACAGAAGTGGCAGAGGAGCTCGGCATGAGTGAGCATGATGTTGTCACAACAATGAATGAAGGTTTCTTTGCGAATCTACTTTCAATCGATGAGAAGCTACATGATCAAGAAGACGGTGAAAACGTCCAAGTCATGATTCGCGATGAGAAAACCGTGACACCTGAAGAGAAGATGCTGAAAGATGAATTAATAGAACAGCTTGCTGAAAAAATAACGGAGCTATCGGAAAAAGAAAAGCTCGTGATTAGTCTTTTCTATAAAGAAGAATTGACGTTAACGGAAATTGGTCAAGTGCTAAATTTATCTACCTCGCGCATTTCGCAAATTCATTCAAAGGCATTGTTCAAGCTGAAGCATCTGCTTGATAAAGCCATTCAATCTTAAAGAGTTAGTGAGTGAAAACATATGCTATGGCTGATTAGTTTCATGCTTCATGCTGCACTTATTTATTTTGTGATCATTTTATATACGAGAATGAATTCGCTGAAGGCAACTGAACAAAAACAGCGAGAACTTCTAGAAGAAACGGAAAATACCCTGGCTGCATTTTTGATGGAAGTCAAAGAAGAGAATGACAAGCTATCAAAAGTAGCAGCCGCTTCCCCTGATTTTTCTGCTGAAGAGCTGAAATCGGATTTTCAGACACCAAAGCAGCCACAACCACCAATTGAATCCCAGCAATCGGTAGAAAGTGAAGATCCAGTACCAGATCACTTGTCAGCTCTCCTTAGCGAAGTTGAAGTGCAGGAAGAGAAGGTAAACGAACCCGTTCCATATCATGAATCAGAAGCTTCTATGCTTTCTGAAATTGAAGTAGAAGAAACATTCGAGGACCAAGTGAAGACCTTATATGACGAAGGGCGTTCGCTAGAAGAAATAGCGAAAGAATTGAAAACGGGCAAGACAGAAATCGAGCTTTTATTAAAATTTAGCGGAAAGCTGTAAAGGATTCTTGATTGTCAGTCCATCATATGTTATATTATTTCTTGGTGTTAAATACACACGCTTAATGATTCAGATGAAGGTGCTGCCGTGGCGCAGTTTTATGTGAACATGACTTGAGCGGAGGAAAAAAAACCATTATATTAGGAGGCAACAAAATGTCAGTTATTTCTATGAAACAATTGCTAGAAGCTGGTGTTCACTTCGGTCACCAAACACGCCGTTGGAACCCAAAAATGAAGCGTTACATCTTTACAGAGCGTAACGGTATCTACATCATCGATCTTCAAAAAACGGTGAAAAAAGTAGAGGAAGCTTACAACTTCACAAAAAATCTTGCTGCTGATGGAGGAAAAATCCTTTTCGTTGGTACGAAAAAGCAAGCTCAAGATTCAGTGAAAGAAGAAGCAATCCGTTCTGGTATGTTCTATGTGAACCAACGCTGGCTTGGTGGAACTTTAACAAACTTTGAAACAATCCAAAAACGTATCAAGCGTTTAAAAGATATTGAAAAAATGCAAGAAAACGGTACTTTCGAAGTTCTTCCTAAGAAAGAAGTCGTTCAACTGAAAAAAGAATTAGAGCGTCTTGAAAAATTCCTAGGCGGAATCAAAGACATGAAGAGTCTTCCGGATGCACTTTTCATTATCGACCCTCGTAAAGAGCGTATTGCAGTTGCAGAAGCTCGTAAATTGAATATCCCAATCATCGGTATCGTTGACACAAACTGTGATCCAGACGAAATTGATGTTGTGATCCCTGCAAACGATGATGCAATCCGTGCTGTAAAACTTCTAACTGCTAAAATGGCAGATGCGATTCTTGAGTCTAAACAAGGCGAAGAAGAAGCTGTTGTAGAAGAAACGACAGAAACTGAAACAACAACTGCGTAACCTATTCAAAAGGTGATAAGAGGGAAATGCCTTTTATCACCTTTTTTTCACCTAGTAATCCGTGTTTTAACATAGAAGGAGGAAATGTAAAATGGCAATTACTGCTCAATTAGTTAAAGAACTGCGTCAAAAAACTGGTGCAGGTATGATGGACTGTAAAAAAGCGTTAACAGAAACTGATGGTGACATCGACAAAGCGATCGATCTTCTAAGAGAAAAAGGCATTGCAAAAGCTGCGAAAAAAGCAGACCGTATTGCTGCTGAAGGATTAACACTTATTAAAACTGATGGCAACACAGGCGTGATCCTTGAAGTGAACTCTGAGACTGACTTCGTTGCGAAAAACGAAGGATTCCAATCACTTCTTAACGAACTTGCTGATCATTTGCTTGCTGCTAAACCTGCAACAATTGAAGAAGCTCATGCTTCTAAAATGGAAAGCGGTTCAACAGTTGAAGAGCACATCACATCTGCAATTGCGAAAATCGGAGAGAAAATCACTCTACGTCGTTTCTCTGTTATCACGAAAGAAGATAACGCAGCATTCGGTTCTTACTTACACATGGGCGGACGTATCGGTGTATTAGCTGTTCTTAATGGAACAACTGATGAAGAGCTTGCAAGAGACATTGCAATGCACGTTGCTGCTGTAAACCCTAAATACATTTCTCGTGACCAAGTGTCAGAAGAAGAAGCAAACCGTGAGCGTGAAGTATTAACTCAACAAGCGCTTCAAGAAGGAAAGCCTGAAAACATCGTTGCTAAAATGGTAGAAGGCCGTCTAAACAAATTCTTCGAAGAAATTTGCTTACTTGACCAAGCATTCGTTAAAAACCCAGATGAAAAAGTGAAACAAGTAGTCGCTGCGAAAAACGCAAGCATTCAAACTTATGTTCGCTATGAAGTGGGCGAAGGTATCGAAAAGCGTCAAGACAACTTTGCTGAAGAAGTGATGAGCCAAGTGAAAAAATAATGTTTGAAAAGCTCTCTGGGGCTTTTTTAGGGAGCACAAGCACTGTGTTCCCTATTTTTTAGAGGATATTGATTTACAAAAGACAGTTTCTTACGCATAATAAGAGACGGTATAGTTTACACTTGGAGGTTATCATGAGCAAACCGAAATATAATCGCATTGTACTGAAGCTAAGTGGCGAAGCACTAGCAGGTGATGCTGGAAATGGAATTAATCCAACTGTTATTCATTCAATTGCAAAGCAAGTCAAAGAAATTGCAGAACTTGATGTTGAGGTTGCAGTTGTTGTAGGCGGAGGAAACCTTTGGCGCGGGAAGACAGGCAGTGACTTAGGAATGGACCGTGCAACAGCAGACTACATGGGGATGCTGGCAACAGTGATGAATTCACTCGCGTTACAGGACAGCCTTGAAACGCTCGGCATTCAGTCTAGAGTACAAACTTCTATCGAAATGAGACAAGTTGCAGAGCCATACATAAGAAGAAAAGCGATCCGTCATCTTGAGAAGAAACGTGTCGTGATTTTTGCTGCAGGTACTGGTAACCCTTATTTCTCTACAGATACAACGGCAGCACTTCGTGCAGCAGAAATCGAAGCAGATGTCATTTTAATGGCGAAAAATAATGTAGACGGTGTTTACAGTGCTGATCCTCGTACAGATGCGGATGCAGTAAAATATGATAAGCTTTCATATCTTGATGTGCTAAAAGAAGGGCTTGCTGTAATGGATTCTACTGCGTCCTCATTATGTATGGACAATGACATTCCATTAATCGTATTCTCCATTATGGAAGAAGGAAATATTAAACGTGCCGTAAACGGCGAATCAATCGGAACGATTGTGAGGGGGAAATAACGTGTCAAAAGAAGTATTGAACCAAACGAAAGAAAAAATGGAAAAAGCAGTTCAAGCATACGGACGTGAACTAGCAACTGTTCGCGCTGGCAGAGCAAATGCTTCACTGCTTGATAAAGTGACAGTTGATTATTACGGTGCACAAACACCACTCAACCAAATCGCGTCAATCACAGTACCAGAAGCTCGTATGCTGATTATCACACCTTATGATAAAACAGCCATCGGTGATATCGAAAAAGCGATCCAAAAGTCTGATCTTGGTATTACGCCAACAAGTGACGGAAATGTGATCCGCATTGCAATTCCTGCACTGACAGAAGAAAGACGTAAAGAGCTTGTGAAAGTGGTCAGAAAATATTCAGAAGAAGCTAAAGTAGCTGTTCGTAATGTTCGTCGTGATGCAAACGATGAGTTGAAAAAGCTAGAGAAAAATGGTGAGATCACTGAAGATGAATTAAGATCATCGACAGAGGGTGTTCAAAAATTGACAGATGAATATGTCGCTAAAATTGATGATGTGACGAAAGATAAAGAAAAAGAAATCATGGAAGTTTAAGAAAAAACTATGTACAATAGATAATAGTGAAAAGACCCTCTTCATGTTTACAGGGGGTTTTTTTGTTAATACTGTTGGTGACTATATTATTAGCGGGAACGCAACCTTTTTGGGTGATGGAGGAATCTCATGCTCAATATACTCAAAAATTGGAAGAATCAGCAAACTGCAGCTTCCAACTTAGAAAGCCTGACAAAAGAAGACATATTAAATGGAGAAATTCCTGAACATATCGCCATTATCATGGATGGAAACGGAAGATGGGCGAAAAAACGTGCGCTTCCACGGGTAGCAGGACATCATGAAGGAATGAAAGTCGTCAAGCGCATGACAAAGCTTGCAAATGAGCTGAATGTTAAAGTGCTGACTTTGTATGCTTTCTCTACGGAAAATTGGAAACGTCCTAAATTAGAAGTAGACTTTTTAATGAAGCTTCCTGAAGAATTTTTAAACATCTACCTGCCCGAACTCATCGAAGAAAATGTCCGTGTGCGTTTAACAGGTGATCCAGACGGCCTCCCGCAGCATACGAAAAGAGCGGTAGAGAACGCAGTAAAGAGTACGTCGGATAACGACGGACTCGTTTTGAATTTTGCGCTCAACTATGGAGGGCGTACAGAAATCGTCTCCGCATGCAGACAAATTTCTGAAAAAGTCAAAGAAGGTAAGCTTCAAGCAGAAGATATCACAGAAGAGATGTTTTCAGCTTATTTAATGACAGAATCTCTTCAAGATCCGGATTTGCTTATTCGCACAAGTGGAGAAATTAGATTAAGCAACTTTATGCTTTGGCAAATTGCGTACAGCGAGTTTGTCTTTACGGATGTGCTATGGCCTGACTTTTCTGATGAGCATCTTATAGGTGCTATTGGAGAATACCAGCGCCGCGGCCGGAGGTTCGGTGGAATTTAGAGGGTGGTGCAGATGAAACAAAGAATTTTGACGGGTGTTGTGGCAGCTGCAGTCTTTTTACTTGCGGTTATATATGGACAAATGCCATTTACCCTGCTGATTTACTTAATGGGAAGTGTCGCTCTTTTTGAGCTTCTAAGAATGAAAAAGATTTCAATTTTCAGCTTTCCTGGTATTGTCAGCTTAATATTGCTTTGGCTTTTAATGGGCGGAGAGAACAGCTTCTTCCCGAACGTAGACGCATCAAAAATGCAAATTGCTTTATTTGCAGTCTTAATCCTTTTAACTTATACAGTTTTGAGCAAAAACTCTTTCACATTTGATGAGGTTGCTTTTGTTGTATTGGCGACATTATATATTGGCGTTAGTTTCTATTATTTTATCCAAATTAGAGGCTTATATGGCATGAGTGCGATCTTCTTCGCAGCAGTGATTATTTGGTCGACTGACTCAGGTGCCTACTTTATTGGGAAATCTATGGGGAAACGAAAGCTATGGCCAGAGATCAGCCCAAACAAAACAGTAGAAGGATTTATCGGCGGAATTGTCACAGCGGTCGTGTTGTCACTTGTGTTTCAAGCGGTTACAGGATTTTTGCCATCATATCTGCTTGTTATGTTTATTACTCTTTTGCTTAGTATCTTTGGACAGCTTGGCGACCTTGTCGAATCTGCTTTAAAGCGCCACTATCAAGTGAAGGATTCAGGGACCATTCTCCCTGGACATGGCGGGATTTTGGACAGGTTTGACAGCTTTTTATTCGTTCTGCCGTTTTTATATTTACTGCTGGCTACATTTTCCAGCTAACCTCATAGAAACTTATTGAACGAGAGAAGGAGTGGCATTTTGAAATATATTTCGCTATTAGGCGCAACAGGATCAATTGGTGAACAAACATTAGATGTGATCAGGCAGCATCCAGACAAATTTAAGCTGAAAACGATGACGTTCGGCCGAAATGTAGACAAGGCCATACCAATCATTGAACAGTTTCAGCCTGAATTTGTCGGTTGTTTAAATGAAGAAACCTATTACTCGCTAAAAAGCCATTCATTTGAATACGATGTCAAGATGACTGTGGGTGAAGAAGCCAACATCGAGGCAGCGACCTATGATGCAGTGGACGTTGTGGTCAATGCACTTGTAGGAAGTGTTGGGCTTGTTCCCACATTAAAGGCCATTGAACAAAAAAAGACGATTGCACTCGCAAATAAGGAAACACTTGTGACAGCTGGTCATATAGTAAAAGAGTACGCTAAAACATTTGATGTACCTTTACTTCCTGTTGATAGTGAGCATTCCGCTATTTTTCAATGCCTGCAAGGTGAACAAGCTAAAAACATTGACCGCTTAATCGTGACAGCTTCAGGTGGTAGTTTCCGAGATAAAAAACGAACTGAACTTGAAGGTGTTACGGTTGAAGAAGCGCTGAATCACCCAAACTGGTCAATGGGAGCGAAAATTACCATTGATTCAGCAACGATGATGAATAAAGGGCTTGAGGTCATTGAGGCACATTGGTTGTTTGATATTCCTTATGAGCAAATTGATGTGCTGTTACATAAAGAGAGCATTATTCATTCAATGGTGGAATTTCACGATAAAAGCGTCATGGCTCAGTTAGGTACACCTGACATGAGAGTGCCCATTCAATATGCACTCACATACCCTGACAGGGCGCCATTACCAGAAGCGAAATCATTGAACCTTTGGGAGATTGGACAATTGAATTTCCAAAAAGCGGATTTTGACAGGTATCGCTGCTTACATTTTGCTTATGAATCAGGTAAAATAGGAGGGACAATGCCTGCTGTGCTCAATGCAGCAAATGAAATGGCAGTCGATGCATTTCTGAAAGGCAAAGTAACGTTCCTGCAAATTGAAGAATTGATTGAAAAGGCACTAAATAGACATCATGTGATTTCAACGCCTAGTTTACAAGATATCCATGAAGTGGACAAAGATACACGAGACTTTGTTCAATCAATCCTCACATAAGGTGGTATGTTCGTGAATACAGTGATTGCGTTTATTATTATTTTTGGGACGCTCGTTTTTTTCCACGAGCTTGGCCATTTAATTATGGCGCAGCGAGCGGGTATTTTATGCCGCGAGTTCGCAATTGGTTTTGGGCCGAAGATTTTCTCCTTTAAACGAAAAGAAACCGTTTATACCATTAGACTTCTCCCTATTGGCGGATTTGTTAAAATGGCAGGAGAGGACCCTGAAGTCATTGAAATTAAACCAGGTCATACAGTGGGGCTCTTATTCAATGAGCAAAATGAAGTAGAAAAAATCATTTTAAATGATAAAGAAAAATATCCTGATGCACTTGTCATCGAAGTGGAGCAGATTGATTTAGATCATGCCATGAGAATCTCAGGATATGAAGCTGGAAATGAAGATATTTTAACTGGCTACAATGTCAGTCAAACAAGCTTTTATGTTGTAGATGGTGAAGAAATTCAAATTGCACCATACAATCGTCAATTTGGTTCAAAAACGGTATGGCAGCGTATTAAAGCGATCGCAGCCGGACCGATTATGAACTTTATCCTGGCGTATGTCATTTTGGTTGCTTTAGGTTTTATTCAAGGGGTAACCGTTGATGATCCTGTACTTGGAAAGCTGACGAAAGACGGCCGAGCGGCGGAAGCTGGACTTATGCAGGGAGATCACATCAAGTCCATTAACGGAGATAAAATGAACTCTTGGACAGACGTCGTTCAAACTGTTCAAAAGAATCCTGAGAAAAAGATGAATGTCGTTATTGACAGAGACGGCAAAGAAAGCACTGTGCAGGTTGTACCAGAAGCAGTGAAAGCAGACGGAAAAAGCATTGGCCGTTTTGGATCTTATCCGCCAACGGAAAATGGATTTCTGAAAGTCATTTCATCTTCAGGAACGACTGTGATTTCAACAGCCGGTCTCATCTTAACGAACTTGCAAAAAATTGTCACAGGACAATTTTCACTAGACATGCTAGCAGGTCCTGTTGGGATCTATGACATGACCGGAGAAGTAGCTAAGCAAGGTGTGTTAACATTAATGCAGTTTGCGGCGTTCCTCAGTATTAACCTAGGCATCGTGAATTTATTACCGATTCCTGCATTAGACGGAGGACGTTTACTCTTCTTGTTTGTGGAAGCCATTCGCGGTAAACCAATTAATCGTGAGAAAGAAGCACTTGTTGTCTTTATCGGTGTTGCATTCCTCATGCTGTTAATGCTAGTGGTTACGTGGAATGACATCCAGCGATTATTTTTATAAAAAACCAATGTCTCTTGTTTCTCATTACGGGAAACAAGAGTTTTTGTGAGAAGTCCTATTTCATAAATGAGGTGTAACGACATGAGACAATCCCTGACTTTTATTCCAACTCTTCGAGAGGTGCCGGCAGATGCTGAGGCGAAAAGTCATCAGCTATTAGTAAGAGCTGGGTTCATTAGACAAAATACAAGCGGAATCTATCATTATCTGCCGCTCGCTCATAAAGTCATTCAGCATATTCAATCCATCGTTCGTAAAGAAATGGAAAAGGCAGGAGCAGCAGAGCTGTTAATGCCAGTGCTGCAACAGGCAGAAATGTGGCAAGAGTCAGGAAGATGGTATACATACGGTCCAGAACTGATGCGTATGAAAGATCGTCATGGCCGTGAGTTCGCACTTGGCCCAACGCACGAAGAAGTGATTACATCACTCGTACGCAGCGAAGTGAAATCGTATAAAAAGCTTCCTTTAACTCTTTATCAAATTCAATCAAAATTCCGCGATGAACAGAGACCGCGTTTTGGGCTGCTGCGTGGACGTGAATTTATCATGAAGGATGCCTATTCGTTCCATTCTTCACCAGAAAGCCTTGATGACACATACAACAAGATGTTTACAGCTTACTCAAATGTATTCTCAAAAGTAGGTCTTAATTTTAGACCAGTCATTGCAGATTCTGGTGCAATGGGAGGAAAAGATACACATGAGTTTATGGCACTGTCAGAAGTGGGAGAAGATACCATTGCATACTC
Coding sequences:
- the rseP gene encoding RIP metalloprotease RseP produces the protein MFVNTVIAFIIIFGTLVFFHELGHLIMAQRAGILCREFAIGFGPKIFSFKRKETVYTIRLLPIGGFVKMAGEDPEVIEIKPGHTVGLLFNEQNEVEKIILNDKEKYPDALVIEVEQIDLDHAMRISGYEAGNEDILTGYNVSQTSFYVVDGEEIQIAPYNRQFGSKTVWQRIKAIAAGPIMNFILAYVILVALGFIQGVTVDDPVLGKLTKDGRAAEAGLMQGDHIKSINGDKMNSWTDVVQTVQKNPEKKMNVVIDRDGKESTVQVVPEAVKADGKSIGRFGSYPPTENGFLKVISSSGTTVISTAGLILTNLQKIVTGQFSLDMLAGPVGIYDMTGEVAKQGVLTLMQFAAFLSINLGIVNLLPIPALDGGRLLFLFVEAIRGKPINREKEALVVFIGVAFLMLLMLVVTWNDIQRLFL
- the rpsB gene encoding 30S ribosomal protein S2 — encoded protein: MSVISMKQLLEAGVHFGHQTRRWNPKMKRYIFTERNGIYIIDLQKTVKKVEEAYNFTKNLAADGGKILFVGTKKQAQDSVKEEAIRSGMFYVNQRWLGGTLTNFETIQKRIKRLKDIEKMQENGTFEVLPKKEVVQLKKELERLEKFLGGIKDMKSLPDALFIIDPRKERIAVAEARKLNIPIIGIVDTNCDPDEIDVVIPANDDAIRAVKLLTAKMADAILESKQGEEEAVVEETTETETTTA
- the dxr gene encoding 1-deoxy-D-xylulose-5-phosphate reductoisomerase codes for the protein MKYISLLGATGSIGEQTLDVIRQHPDKFKLKTMTFGRNVDKAIPIIEQFQPEFVGCLNEETYYSLKSHSFEYDVKMTVGEEANIEAATYDAVDVVVNALVGSVGLVPTLKAIEQKKTIALANKETLVTAGHIVKEYAKTFDVPLLPVDSEHSAIFQCLQGEQAKNIDRLIVTASGGSFRDKKRTELEGVTVEEALNHPNWSMGAKITIDSATMMNKGLEVIEAHWLFDIPYEQIDVLLHKESIIHSMVEFHDKSVMAQLGTPDMRVPIQYALTYPDRAPLPEAKSLNLWEIGQLNFQKADFDRYRCLHFAYESGKIGGTMPAVLNAANEMAVDAFLKGKVTFLQIEELIEKALNRHHVISTPSLQDIHEVDKDTRDFVQSILT
- the pyrH gene encoding UMP kinase yields the protein MSKPKYNRIVLKLSGEALAGDAGNGINPTVIHSIAKQVKEIAELDVEVAVVVGGGNLWRGKTGSDLGMDRATADYMGMLATVMNSLALQDSLETLGIQSRVQTSIEMRQVAEPYIRRKAIRHLEKKRVVIFAAGTGNPYFSTDTTAALRAAEIEADVILMAKNNVDGVYSADPRTDADAVKYDKLSYLDVLKEGLAVMDSTASSLCMDNDIPLIVFSIMEEGNIKRAVNGESIGTIVRGK
- a CDS encoding chemotaxis protein CheC; this translates as MSIFNEIKDEQLDVLREVGNIGAGHAASALASLLDRKIDMAVPFVKVLSFEDLMDFFGGADLPVASIFLRMEGDLSGSIFFIMPFEQAEQFVRELVQDPAFDIDTIHEHAMGTSALHELGNILAGSYLSALADLTKLQLHPSVPDVTLDMFGAVISEGLMQFSPLGDQAIVIDTSIFDDQNKQELKGNMFLLPDFESFEKLFKALGNL
- the frr gene encoding ribosome recycling factor gives rise to the protein MSKEVLNQTKEKMEKAVQAYGRELATVRAGRANASLLDKVTVDYYGAQTPLNQIASITVPEARMLIITPYDKTAIGDIEKAIQKSDLGITPTSDGNVIRIAIPALTEERRKELVKVVRKYSEEAKVAVRNVRRDANDELKKLEKNGEITEDELRSSTEGVQKLTDEYVAKIDDVTKDKEKEIMEV
- a CDS encoding FliA/WhiG family RNA polymerase sigma factor → MQSLNYEDQALWARWKEWKDPAAGDDLMRRYMPLVTYHVGRISIGLPKSVHKEDLISLGMLGLYDALEKFDPGRDLKFDTYASFRIRGAIIDGLRKEDWLPRTSREKTKKVEATIEKLEQRYLRNVTPTEVAEELGMSEHDVVTTMNEGFFANLLSIDEKLHDQEDGENVQVMIRDEKTVTPEEKMLKDELIEQLAEKITELSEKEKLVISLFYKEELTLTEIGQVLNLSTSRISQIHSKALFKLKHLLDKAIQS
- a CDS encoding Swarming motility protein SwrB → MLWLISFMLHAALIYFVIILYTRMNSLKATEQKQRELLEETENTLAAFLMEVKEENDKLSKVAAASPDFSAEELKSDFQTPKQPQPPIESQQSVESEDPVPDHLSALLSEVEVQEEKVNEPVPYHESEASMLSEIEVEETFEDQVKTLYDEGRSLEEIAKELKTGKTEIELLLKFSGKL
- the tsf gene encoding translation elongation factor Ts; translation: MAITAQLVKELRQKTGAGMMDCKKALTETDGDIDKAIDLLREKGIAKAAKKADRIAAEGLTLIKTDGNTGVILEVNSETDFVAKNEGFQSLLNELADHLLAAKPATIEEAHASKMESGSTVEEHITSAIAKIGEKITLRRFSVITKEDNAAFGSYLHMGGRIGVLAVLNGTTDEELARDIAMHVAAVNPKYISRDQVSEEEANREREVLTQQALQEGKPENIVAKMVEGRLNKFFEEICLLDQAFVKNPDEKVKQVVAAKNASIQTYVRYEVGEGIEKRQDNFAEEVMSQVKK
- a CDS encoding isoprenyl transferase, whose amino-acid sequence is MLNILKNWKNQQTAASNLESLTKEDILNGEIPEHIAIIMDGNGRWAKKRALPRVAGHHEGMKVVKRMTKLANELNVKVLTLYAFSTENWKRPKLEVDFLMKLPEEFLNIYLPELIEENVRVRLTGDPDGLPQHTKRAVENAVKSTSDNDGLVLNFALNYGGRTEIVSACRQISEKVKEGKLQAEDITEEMFSAYLMTESLQDPDLLIRTSGEIRLSNFMLWQIAYSEFVFTDVLWPDFSDEHLIGAIGEYQRRGRRFGGI
- a CDS encoding phosphatidate cytidylyltransferase; this translates as MKQRILTGVVAAAVFLLAVIYGQMPFTLLIYLMGSVALFELLRMKKISIFSFPGIVSLILLWLLMGGENSFFPNVDASKMQIALFAVLILLTYTVLSKNSFTFDEVAFVVLATLYIGVSFYYFIQIRGLYGMSAIFFAAVIIWSTDSGAYFIGKSMGKRKLWPEISPNKTVEGFIGGIVTAVVLSLVFQAVTGFLPSYLLVMFITLLLSIFGQLGDLVESALKRHYQVKDSGTILPGHGGILDRFDSFLFVLPFLYLLLATFSS
- a CDS encoding chemotaxis protein CheD, giving the protein MNVQIPAVVKVGIADVQLVKTPNRIRTSGLGSCVGLVLFDQEKKLAGLVHVMLPDSSLAKGAVENLAKYADTGIKHTIDLLLKEGARKHALKAKLAGGAEMFKFKSTNDLMRIGPRNVAAVKEHLSLYRIPIISEDTGGNNGRTIEFDPLTTELEIRTVKQGIMKI